A stretch of the Hippocampus zosterae strain Florida chromosome 18, ASM2543408v3, whole genome shotgun sequence genome encodes the following:
- the tbx5a gene encoding T-box transcription factor TBX5-A — protein MADPEETFALQASPGAGSDSREVPSEAKGEKPNGTSGKSPSSQTTYIQQGMEGIKVYLHERELWVKFHEVGTEMIITKAGRRMFPSFKVKVTGLNPKTKYILLMDVVPADDHRYKFADNKWSVTGKAEPAMPGRLYVHPDSPATGAHWMRQLVSFQKLKLTNNHLDPFGHIILNSMHKYQPRIHIVKADENNGFGSKNTAFCTHVFPETAFIAVTSYQNHKITQLKIENNPFAKGFRGSDDMELHRMSRMQSTKDYPVVPRSTVRQRVSSSQSPFSGDVQGLATPSTLSSQYSQCENGVTSTSQDLLPQSGSYPLPHEHGQEYHCIKRKAAAEEDCHSGEHSYKKAYLESSSGEDEHYYRSVGYAQSLGLAAGPYRSESGQRQACMYAGGASQGAEAVPSLEDISCNTWAGVSPYGSCSVATMQPMERLPYQHFSAHFTSGSLVSRLGGVGSHSSPQLSDGHHAAMYQSSVTHQTLGRQCSPGAGIQSPTAGLQGNEYLYAHGIPRTLSPHQYHAVHSVSIMPEWNDNS, from the exons ATGGCCGACCCAGAAGAGACTTTCGCCTTGCAAGCCTCTCCCGGTGCTGGGTCCGATTCGAGGGAGGTTCCGAGCGAGGCCAAAGGCGAGAAACCCAACGGGACGTCCGGCAAGTCGCCGTCCTCGCAAACCACTTACATCCAGCAG gGTATGGAGGGCATAAAAGTGTACCTGCACGAGAGGGAACTGTGGGTGAAATTCCACGAGGTGGGCACCGAGATGATCATCACTAAAGCCGGCAG GCGAATGTTCCCCAGCTTTAAAGTGAAAGTCACCGGCCTGAACCCCAAAACGAAATATATCCTGCTGATGGATGTCGTGCCCGCAGATGATCATCGATACAAGTTTGCTGATAATAAATG GTCGGTGACCGGCAAGGCCGAGCCCGCCATGCCCGGGAGGCTGTACGTGCACCCGGACTCTCCGGCCACGGGTGCCCACTGGATGCGGCAGCTGGTCTCGTTCCAGAAACTCAAGCTGACCAACAACCACCTGGACCCGTTCGGACAC aTCATCCTGAACTCGATGCACAAGTATCAGCCCAGGATCCACATCGTCAAGGCCGACGAGAACAACGGCTTCGGGTCCAAGAACACGGCATTCTGCACGCACGTCTTCCCCGAGACCGCCTTCATCGCTGTCACGTCCTACCAGAACCACAAG ATAACGCAGCTTAAAATTGAGAACAATCCGTTTGCGAAAGGTTTTCGGGGAAGTGATGACATGGAACTGCACCGAATGTCCAGAATGCAAAG CACTAAGGATTACCCGGTGGTCCCTCGCAGCACGGTGCGCCAACGAGTGAGCTCCAGCCAGAGTCCGTTCAGCGGGGACGTCCAAGGTTTGGCCACCCCGAGCACCCTGAGCTCCCAGTACTCCCAGTGCGAGAACGGTGTGACGAGCACCTCGCAGGACTTGCTGCCCCAGTCGGGCTCCTATCCCCTCCCCCACGAGCACGGCCAGGAGTACCACTGCATCAAGAGGAAAG cagcagcagaggaGGACTGCCACTCTGGCGAGCACAGCTACAAGAAAGCCTATTTGGAGAGCTCCTCCGGCGAGGACGAGCATTACTACCGCTCGGTGGGCTACGCGCAAAGCCTGGGCTTGGCCGCAGGGCCCTACCGCAGCGAGTCCGGCCAGCGGCAGGCCTGCATGTACGCCGGCGGCGCGTCGCAAGGCGCCGAGGCCGTTCCCAGCTTGGAGGACATCAGCTGCAACACCTGGGCTGGCGTCTCGCCCTACGGGAGCTGCTCGGTGGCCACCATGCAGCCCATGGAGCGGCTGCCCTACCAGCACTTCTCGGCTCACTTCACGTCCGGCTCCCTGGTGTCCAGACTCGGCGGGGTGGGGAGCCACTCCTCGCCCCAGCTGTCCGACGGACACCACGCCGCCATGTACCAGAGCTCGGTGACGCACCAGACTCTGGGCCGCCAGTGCAGCCCCGGCGCCGGGATCCAGTCGCCGACCGCCGGCCTGCAGGGCAACGAGTACCTCTACGCGCATGGCATACCACGCACGCTATCACCTCACCAGTATCACGCCGTTCATAGCGTCAGCATCATGCCGGAGTggaacgacaacagctaa